GGTTTACAGATTCGCGAAAACAGTCGTCAATCCGGAAGACCCCCTCACTTTCAAAGTCTATTTTGTGCAGAGCTGGGTCCCGAAAGCCGTAAAATGGCTCTTCTGGATAATCGTCATCCTGATAATATACTTGATCGCCAGAAAATTCTTTAAAAAATTCCTGAGCCCGGAAGAAGAATCTGACGCAGAGACAATTCATTTTGATGAAAAGGAATTCATAAAAGCGGAATTAAAAGCGGAAGAGCCCGATAAGAAAGAGGAAGATAATAAATAGTATATACCTGGAAGAAGAGCTTCAGAGGCTATCCGTTTTATGTGAGATAATTGAGAGAGAATCATTGAACCAATTTAGAGCAAACATATTATTAGGAGGTAAAAGTGGGGAATGTAGTTAAAATTAGTATCCTATCATTTTTAGGATTAATCATTTTTTCTTGCAGTAAAATCGACTACATAGAAATGGTAAAAAAAGGAGAACTTAAAGATTATCCTGGGGAAAAAATAGGCGCTGCCTTAGAAAATTATATGGGACCATGCATTTGGGAATATTCTAGGAATGAAGAGGGTAGTGATTTCGTAAAAGTAAAAGGCAAAATACCCTACAATGGTAGTGAAGTATCAGCAATGATAATATACCAAGTTATCACCTCCAAAGATTTTATACCTGTTTCAATTATATTAGAGGGGGAGGAGTATAACACTCAAGAGCATTTTAGAGGTTTTCATAAATTCGCTTTTACTAGTGTTAGCTCAGATCAAGATAATTTATCTAAAATCGACTACATAGAAATTGTAAAAAAAGGAGAACTTAAAGATTATCCTGGGAAAAAGATAGGTGCTACCTTAGAAAATTATATGGGACCATGCACTTGGGAATATACTAGGGATGAAGAGGGAAATGATTTTGTAAAAGTAAATGGCAAATTAACGATAGAAGGTAATGTTTGTAATGTAGCAACGATATATCAAATAATTACGTTAGAAAACATTAAATTAGTAGCCATTTCAGCTGATGAGCAGAATATTGAAGAAGAGTATATACTGAATGAATTTTTAGAAGAAGTATTTGGTAATGCCTACTCAGATAAAAGTAATTTATCTGATAATAAAAAAGAAGAAATCACTGATCTTGTAGGTTCAATGGTACTTGTTGAAGGTGGTACTTTCAAAATGGGAAGCAATGTCGGTAGTATTGTCGAAAAACCTATACATAATGTAACAGTAAGTGATTTTTTCATTTGTAAGACAGAAATTACACAGGCACAATTTAAAGCTATAATGGGAAACAATCCGAGTAGTTTTAAAGGAGATAACAACCCTGTAGAGACTGTCTCTTGGAATGATGCAGTTGAATTCTGCAAAAAACTGAGTAAAAAAGAAGGTGTAACCTACCGTTTACCAACCGAAGCAGAATGGGAATATGCTGCACGAGGAGGAAATCGAAGCAGGGGTTATAAATATAGTGGAAGCGACAA
This region of Candidatus Delongbacteria bacterium genomic DNA includes:
- a CDS encoding formylglycine-generating enzyme family protein, producing the protein MVKKGELKDYPGEKIGAALENYMGPCIWEYSRNEEGSDFVKVKGKIPYNGSEVSAMIIYQVITSKDFIPVSIILEGEEYNTQEHFRGFHKFAFTSVSSDQDNLSKIDYIEIVKKGELKDYPGKKIGATLENYMGPCTWEYTRDEEGNDFVKVNGKLTIEGNVCNVATIYQIITLENIKLVAISADEQNIEEEYILNEFLEEVFGNAYSDKSNLSDNKKEEITDLVGSMVLVEGGTFKMGSNVGSIVEKPIHNVTVSDFFICKTEITQAQFKAIMGNNPSSFKGDNNPVETVSWNDAVEFCKKLSKKEGVTYRLPTEAEWEYAARGGNRSRGYKYSGSDNIGIVAEYNGNNNKSTNPVGGKQPNELGIYDMTGNVWEWCSDRYADNYYNNCPSNNPKGPNSGSYRVLRGGSWSDFAGNCHVTFRHYYFPDIENYSLPGYMNDTFGFRIVRSK